A section of the Kribbella voronezhensis genome encodes:
- the uraH gene encoding hydroxyisourate hydrolase, which translates to MSTVTTHVLDTAQGRPAEGVPVQLQRTTDSSVIGKSTTDADGRVSDFGSGQVEPGVYQLRFDVAAYARASGQEFFFPEVTVTFTITDERHYHVPLLLSPFAYSTYRGS; encoded by the coding sequence ATGAGCACCGTAACCACCCACGTCCTGGACACAGCCCAAGGCCGTCCGGCCGAAGGAGTCCCCGTCCAGTTACAGAGAACGACGGACTCTTCGGTGATTGGAAAGAGTACGACGGATGCCGACGGGCGCGTCAGCGATTTCGGGTCGGGGCAGGTGGAGCCGGGGGTCTATCAACTGCGATTCGATGTCGCCGCCTATGCCCGAGCCAGCGGTCAAGAGTTCTTCTTTCCTGAGGTGACGGTCACGTTCACGATCACCGACGAGCGGCACTACCACGTCCCCTTGCTGCTCAGCCCGTTCGCCTATTCCACCTATCGAGGGAGCTGA
- the uraD gene encoding 2-oxo-4-hydroxy-4-carboxy-5-ureidoimidazoline decarboxylase, translating into MDLQEFNSSPPDRLRPLLAACCDVPRWVDRILAGRPYDDLAAVTEVADRAARDLDDGEVAQALAAHPRIGDRADGESTEAAWSRKEQSGVGDDPGIRAALAAGNREYEQRFGRVFLICATGLSAEQMLTNLRHRLTNDEPTEAHVVRDELRKIAALRLEKLIALSKEIPA; encoded by the coding sequence GTGGACCTGCAGGAATTCAACTCATCGCCGCCCGACCGGCTGCGACCGCTGCTGGCGGCCTGCTGCGACGTACCGCGCTGGGTCGACCGCATCCTCGCCGGACGCCCGTACGACGACCTCGCGGCGGTCACCGAGGTCGCCGATCGGGCCGCGCGAGACCTTGACGACGGCGAGGTCGCTCAGGCCCTCGCGGCTCACCCGCGGATCGGCGATCGCGCGGACGGCGAGAGCACCGAGGCTGCCTGGTCGCGCAAGGAGCAGTCGGGCGTGGGCGACGATCCGGGGATCCGGGCGGCCCTCGCGGCCGGGAACCGCGAGTACGAACAGCGCTTCGGGCGGGTCTTCCTGATCTGCGCCACCGGCCTGTCGGCCGAACAGATGCTCACCAACCTCCGCCACCGCCTGACGAACGACGAGCCCACCGAGGCCCACGTCGTACGAGACGAACTCCGCAAGATCGCCGCCCTGCGGCTGGAGAAACTCATTGCCCTCAGCAAGGAGATCCCCGCATGA
- the guaD gene encoding guanine deaminase: MTLFRGTFLDTPDNPFTGGSLRVATDAALVVQDGVIVARGPFAEIRAAHPAEHIVDLSDGLVLPGFVDTHVHFPQIRAVGGMGMPLLEWLDKYALPEEARMADAAYASSVADEFVRGLAAAGTTSALVFGAHYASAVDTLFAAASRVGLRITSGLVVSDRIIRDDLLTTPQRAYDESLALASRWHGVGRNRYAVTPRFSLSCTDELLASCQTVLEEIPGALFTSHLNENEAEIATVAELFAGSDYVSTYERHGLVDHRSVFAHNVHPTDVELKLLGQSGATVAHCPTSNAVLGSGLFPLGRHLDHGVRVALGSDVGAGTGFSLLKEGLQAYFCQQLLGDHGHALSSAHLLHLATSAGAEALGLSDVGDLSVGKRFDAQLLRPVEGSPLAVGIEHAADAEDTLARVFTLGTPADIRAVWIDGQLLDDSSGKV, translated from the coding sequence ATGACCCTGTTCAGAGGCACGTTCCTCGACACCCCGGACAATCCCTTCACCGGCGGCAGCCTGCGGGTCGCCACCGATGCCGCACTGGTGGTCCAGGACGGCGTGATCGTTGCCCGGGGCCCCTTCGCGGAGATCCGGGCCGCCCACCCGGCCGAGCACATCGTCGACCTGAGCGACGGCCTGGTGCTGCCCGGGTTCGTCGACACCCACGTGCACTTCCCGCAGATCCGGGCGGTCGGCGGTATGGGCATGCCGCTGCTGGAATGGCTCGACAAGTACGCGCTGCCCGAGGAGGCGCGGATGGCCGACGCGGCGTACGCCTCCAGCGTTGCCGACGAGTTCGTCCGCGGCCTGGCAGCAGCCGGTACGACGAGCGCGCTGGTCTTCGGAGCTCACTACGCCTCAGCGGTCGACACGCTCTTCGCCGCGGCGTCCCGGGTGGGTCTGCGGATCACCAGCGGACTGGTCGTCAGCGACCGGATCATCCGCGACGACCTGCTCACCACACCGCAACGCGCGTACGACGAATCGCTCGCGCTCGCCTCCCGCTGGCACGGCGTAGGACGCAACCGGTACGCCGTGACGCCGCGGTTCTCCTTGTCCTGCACGGACGAGTTGCTCGCTTCGTGCCAGACCGTGCTGGAAGAGATTCCGGGGGCACTCTTCACCTCGCACCTCAACGAGAACGAGGCCGAGATCGCCACGGTCGCCGAACTGTTCGCCGGCAGCGACTACGTGAGCACCTACGAGCGGCACGGACTGGTCGACCACCGCAGCGTGTTCGCGCACAACGTGCACCCGACCGATGTCGAACTCAAGCTGCTCGGTCAGAGCGGGGCGACGGTCGCGCATTGCCCGACGAGCAATGCGGTGCTGGGTAGCGGACTGTTCCCGCTCGGGCGGCACCTCGACCACGGCGTACGCGTCGCACTCGGCTCGGACGTGGGCGCCGGCACCGGATTCTCGTTGCTGAAGGAGGGCTTGCAGGCGTACTTCTGCCAGCAACTGCTCGGCGATCACGGTCACGCGCTCAGTTCCGCCCACCTGCTGCACCTCGCGACGTCCGCGGGCGCCGAGGCGCTCGGTCTGAGCGACGTCGGAGACCTGAGCGTCGGCAAGCGGTTCGACGCGCAGTTGCTGCGGCCGGTCGAGGGATCGCCGCTAGCGGTGGGGATCGAGCATGCCGCCGACGCCGAGGACACCCTGGCGCGCGTCTTCACCCTCGGGACGCCGGCCGACATCCGGGCCGTCTGGATCGACGGCCAACTGCTGGACGACTCCTCCGGAAAGGTGTGA
- the xdhC gene encoding xanthine dehydrogenase accessory protein XdhC: MEWMKAVQRLREQRRPGVLVTVLSVRGHAPREAGAKMVVAADEVWATVGGGNLESVAIERSRSLLAAGATEPEVLDFALSDKAPYQHGVQCCGGEVKLLLEPLPVVPSVAIFGVGHVGLELARILARHDVELHLVDSRPDQLTPERLSVLDDAVAGIHVHHVPVLPELVIAELPPGTHALVMTHDHAEDAALCDATLRNGQLATIGLIGSSAKWSRFRRKLAEDGHSAEAIDTIVTPIGLPDLPGKEPAVIAVSVAAWLLHLFVAERNTAPAPSEATA; encoded by the coding sequence ATGGAGTGGATGAAGGCGGTCCAGCGGCTCCGCGAGCAGCGGCGTCCCGGCGTACTGGTGACGGTGCTGTCGGTTCGTGGTCATGCGCCTCGCGAGGCGGGAGCCAAGATGGTGGTGGCCGCGGACGAGGTCTGGGCCACCGTCGGCGGTGGCAACCTGGAGTCGGTCGCGATCGAGCGTTCGCGGTCCTTGCTCGCTGCCGGAGCCACCGAACCGGAGGTGCTCGACTTCGCGCTGTCCGACAAAGCGCCGTACCAGCACGGGGTGCAGTGTTGTGGTGGCGAGGTGAAGTTGTTGCTCGAACCTCTTCCGGTTGTTCCGTCGGTCGCGATCTTCGGTGTCGGACATGTCGGTCTGGAGCTCGCGCGGATCCTCGCCCGGCACGATGTCGAACTGCACCTGGTCGACTCGCGACCGGACCAGCTGACGCCCGAGCGGCTGTCCGTGCTCGACGACGCGGTGGCAGGGATCCACGTGCACCACGTACCGGTGCTCCCGGAACTGGTGATCGCCGAGCTCCCGCCGGGCACGCACGCCTTGGTGATGACCCACGACCACGCAGAGGACGCCGCTCTGTGCGACGCCACTCTGCGCAACGGGCAGCTGGCCACGATCGGGTTGATCGGGTCCAGCGCGAAGTGGTCCCGGTTCCGCCGCAAGCTCGCCGAGGACGGGCACTCGGCCGAGGCGATCGACACCATCGTCACCCCGATCGGGCTGCCCGACCTGCCCGGCAAGGAGCCGGCCGTCATCGCGGTCAGCGTGGCCGCCTGGCTCCTCCACCTGTTCGTTGCCGAGCGCAACACCGCGCCGGCTCCCAGTGAGGCAACAGCATGA
- the xdhB gene encoding xanthine dehydrogenase molybdopterin binding subunit, with translation MSALSQRPQQSVVGLPLPHESAALHVTGQALYTDDLVMRTRDVLHAFPVQSPHAHARILSLKVKPAYDVPGVVRVLTGEDVPGVNDAGVKHDEPLFPDEVMFHGHAICWVLAETLEAARLGAAAVEVEYEPLPSLVTVREAIAAGNFQGTGRHLESGDVEAALAAAPHVFSGEFEFAGQEHFYLETNAALALVDEGGQIFVQSSTQHPSETQEIVAHVLGVASHAVTVQCLRMGGGFGGKEMQPHGFAAIAALGATLTGRPVRLRLNRTQDVTMTGKRHGFHSEWRAGFDDDGHLVALDATLTADGGWSLDLSEPVLARAMCHIDNAYWIPNVRVDGRIAKTNKTSQTAFRGFGGPQGMLVVEDLLGRCAPLLGYDAMELRRRNLYQPQHSTPYGQPVRHADRLEACWSEVLGTGGIERRKAEIDAFNVSHPDTKRAIAMTPVKFGISFNLTAFNQAGALVHVYKDGSVLINHGGTEMGQGLHTKMLQVAATCLGVPLSRVRLAPTRTDKVPNTSATAASSGADLNGAAIKNACEQIRERLEQVAAAKLGINPKDVRFVDGAVRGLTFDSETLSWDEVVLAAYFQRVQLWAAGFYRTEGLHWDANAMRGEPFKYFAYGVAAAEVEVDGFSGAYRLRQVDIVHDVGDSLSPLVDLGQIEGGFVQGAGWLTLEDLRWDESDGPHRGRLATQAASTYKLPSFSEMPEVFNVRLLEKAHEDGAVYGSKAVGEPPLMLAFSVREALRQAAAAFGPAGTSVELPSPATPEAVYWALDRARSTSHSGSDSRSHSREFVGPEGR, from the coding sequence ATGAGCGCCCTGTCCCAACGACCGCAGCAAAGCGTGGTCGGTCTGCCGCTGCCACACGAAAGCGCAGCGCTTCATGTCACCGGTCAGGCTCTCTACACCGACGACCTGGTGATGCGGACCCGCGATGTCCTGCACGCCTTCCCCGTCCAGTCGCCGCACGCACACGCGCGGATCCTCTCGCTCAAGGTGAAGCCCGCGTACGACGTACCGGGGGTGGTCCGGGTGCTGACCGGCGAGGACGTGCCGGGCGTCAACGACGCCGGGGTGAAGCACGACGAGCCGCTCTTCCCGGACGAGGTGATGTTCCACGGACACGCGATCTGCTGGGTGCTCGCCGAGACCTTGGAGGCTGCTCGGCTCGGCGCGGCGGCGGTGGAGGTCGAGTACGAGCCGCTGCCTTCGCTGGTGACCGTTCGCGAAGCCATTGCCGCAGGCAACTTCCAGGGAACCGGGCGGCATCTGGAGAGCGGTGACGTCGAGGCGGCACTGGCGGCGGCACCACACGTGTTCAGCGGCGAGTTCGAGTTCGCTGGGCAGGAGCACTTCTACCTCGAGACCAACGCCGCGCTGGCGCTGGTCGACGAGGGCGGCCAGATCTTCGTGCAGAGCAGCACCCAGCATCCTTCGGAGACGCAGGAGATCGTCGCGCACGTGCTCGGCGTCGCGAGCCACGCCGTGACCGTGCAGTGCCTGCGGATGGGCGGTGGATTCGGCGGCAAGGAGATGCAGCCGCACGGCTTCGCGGCCATCGCCGCACTCGGCGCGACGTTGACCGGGCGCCCGGTCCGGCTGCGGCTCAACCGCACCCAGGACGTGACGATGACGGGCAAGCGTCACGGTTTCCACAGTGAATGGCGGGCCGGCTTCGACGACGACGGTCACCTGGTGGCGCTCGATGCGACCCTGACCGCCGACGGCGGCTGGAGCCTCGACCTGTCCGAACCGGTGCTCGCCCGCGCGATGTGCCACATCGACAACGCGTACTGGATCCCGAACGTCCGCGTCGACGGCCGGATCGCCAAGACCAACAAGACCTCGCAGACGGCCTTCCGCGGCTTCGGCGGACCGCAGGGCATGCTCGTCGTGGAGGACCTGCTCGGTCGTTGCGCACCCCTGCTCGGGTACGACGCGATGGAGCTGCGCCGCCGCAATCTCTACCAGCCGCAGCACAGTACGCCGTACGGCCAGCCTGTTCGTCATGCCGACCGGTTGGAGGCGTGCTGGAGCGAGGTGCTCGGGACCGGCGGGATCGAGCGGCGCAAGGCGGAGATCGACGCGTTCAACGTGTCCCACCCGGACACCAAGCGGGCGATCGCGATGACGCCGGTCAAGTTCGGCATCTCGTTCAACCTGACCGCTTTCAACCAGGCCGGGGCGCTCGTGCACGTCTACAAGGACGGCTCGGTGCTGATCAACCACGGCGGCACCGAGATGGGACAAGGCCTGCACACGAAGATGCTGCAGGTGGCGGCCACCTGCCTCGGCGTACCGCTGTCGCGGGTGAGGCTGGCGCCGACGCGGACCGACAAGGTGCCGAACACCTCGGCCACCGCTGCCAGCTCGGGTGCCGACCTCAACGGGGCGGCGATCAAGAACGCCTGCGAGCAGATCCGCGAGCGGCTCGAACAAGTTGCCGCCGCCAAGCTCGGGATCAACCCGAAGGATGTCCGGTTCGTCGACGGTGCCGTCCGCGGGCTGACCTTCGACAGCGAGACGCTGAGCTGGGACGAGGTCGTCCTCGCGGCCTACTTCCAGCGGGTCCAGCTGTGGGCAGCCGGGTTCTACCGCACCGAGGGTCTGCACTGGGATGCCAACGCGATGCGGGGCGAGCCGTTCAAGTACTTCGCGTACGGCGTGGCCGCGGCGGAGGTGGAGGTGGACGGCTTCTCCGGTGCCTACAGACTGCGGCAGGTCGACATCGTCCATGACGTCGGCGACAGCCTCAGCCCGTTGGTCGACCTCGGCCAGATCGAGGGCGGTTTCGTCCAGGGTGCCGGCTGGCTGACGCTCGAAGATCTCCGCTGGGACGAGAGCGACGGTCCGCACCGGGGCCGCTTGGCGACCCAAGCGGCCAGTACCTACAAGCTGCCGAGCTTCTCCGAGATGCCGGAGGTCTTCAACGTCCGGCTGCTGGAGAAGGCGCACGAGGACGGTGCCGTCTACGGCTCGAAGGCCGTGGGTGAACCGCCGCTGATGCTCGCCTTCTCCGTCCGAGAGGCGCTCCGGCAGGCAGCGGCGGCCTTCGGTCCTGCTGGGACGAGTGTCGAGCTGCCGTCGCCGGCCACGCCCGAGGCGGTCTACTGGGCGCTGGATCGCGCCCGCTCGACCTCACACTCGGGATCGGACTCGCGTTCGCACTCGCGAGAGTTCGTGGGACCGGAAGGGAGGTGA
- a CDS encoding xanthine dehydrogenase small subunit, whose product MSTLQTLRAAAVKVNGEDTRLDGVPVHTTLLDWLRDRGLTGAKEGCAEGECGACSVLVARPGIDSATEWTAVNACLLPAAALDGQEIVTSEGLGSPAELHPVQEEMAVRGGSQCGFCTPGFVCSMAAEYYRPARTPCAGDHEHGPNGFDLHALSGNLCRCTGYRPIRDAAYALGVPEENDALATRRSSPPPPAPATRLAVDGSEFLRPASLDDVLGLLAERPEARIVAGSTDVGVEVNLRGVRAPLVVAVDRLAELREFAVGADEIRIGAALTLSELERMLGGRVPLLAQLFPQFASRLIRNGATIGGNLGTGSPIGDTPPALLALDASLVLASHRGERVVALADYFTGYRETLKAPDELIRAVLIPLPLAPMTAFHKIAKRRFDDISSVAVGYAVEVTDGLVSQARIGLGGVAATPLRARATEEALIGKPWTEFTVREAAAVMAAEGTPMDDHRASASYRSAMLGQSLLRFHAQQLSPEGVSA is encoded by the coding sequence ATGAGTACTCTCCAAACCCTGCGCGCGGCCGCCGTCAAGGTGAACGGCGAAGACACCCGGCTCGACGGCGTGCCCGTGCACACCACCCTGCTCGACTGGCTCCGCGACCGCGGCCTGACGGGAGCGAAGGAGGGCTGCGCCGAAGGCGAATGCGGCGCGTGTTCCGTGCTCGTCGCCCGCCCCGGTATCGACAGCGCGACCGAGTGGACCGCCGTGAACGCGTGCCTGCTCCCGGCCGCCGCTCTGGACGGCCAGGAGATCGTCACCTCGGAAGGTCTCGGTTCTCCGGCTGAGCTTCACCCGGTGCAAGAGGAAATGGCCGTCCGCGGCGGATCCCAGTGCGGCTTCTGTACGCCGGGCTTCGTCTGCAGCATGGCCGCCGAGTACTACCGCCCCGCTCGTACGCCGTGCGCCGGCGACCACGAGCACGGCCCGAACGGCTTCGACCTGCACGCGCTCAGTGGAAACCTCTGCCGGTGCACCGGCTACCGGCCGATCCGCGACGCGGCGTACGCGCTCGGCGTACCGGAAGAGAACGACGCGCTCGCCACTCGGCGGTCGTCGCCGCCTCCCCCGGCGCCTGCCACGCGGCTGGCCGTCGACGGGTCGGAATTCCTGCGGCCGGCCAGTCTCGACGACGTTCTCGGGCTGCTGGCCGAACGGCCGGAGGCGCGGATCGTCGCCGGGTCGACCGATGTCGGCGTGGAGGTGAACCTGCGCGGCGTACGAGCGCCTCTGGTCGTGGCCGTGGACCGGCTGGCCGAGCTGCGCGAATTCGCGGTCGGGGCGGACGAGATCCGGATCGGGGCCGCGCTGACGTTGAGCGAGCTCGAGCGGATGCTCGGCGGCCGGGTTCCGTTGCTCGCACAGTTGTTCCCGCAGTTCGCCTCCCGGTTGATCCGCAACGGCGCCACGATCGGCGGCAACCTCGGGACCGGCTCTCCGATCGGCGACACGCCGCCCGCGTTGCTGGCGCTCGACGCCTCGCTGGTCCTGGCGTCCCACCGCGGCGAGCGGGTCGTTGCCCTGGCCGACTACTTCACCGGCTACCGGGAGACACTCAAGGCACCCGACGAGCTGATCCGGGCCGTCCTGATTCCGTTGCCGTTGGCACCGATGACCGCCTTCCACAAGATCGCCAAGCGAAGGTTCGACGACATCTCCAGCGTTGCCGTTGGCTATGCCGTCGAGGTCACCGACGGTCTTGTCAGCCAGGCCCGCATCGGTCTCGGCGGGGTGGCTGCTACGCCGCTGCGCGCCCGCGCGACCGAGGAAGCCTTGATCGGCAAACCGTGGACCGAATTCACCGTCCGCGAAGCCGCTGCCGTGATGGCCGCCGAGGGAACACCGATGGACGATCACCGCGCGAGCGCGTCGTACCGCTCGGCGATGCTCGGCCAGTCACTACTCCGCTTCCATGCCCAGCAACTCTCGCCGGAGGGGGTGAGCGCATGA
- the uraD gene encoding 2-oxo-4-hydroxy-4-carboxy-5-ureidoimidazoline decarboxylase, translating into MKAKTRASRHPVDQVLSPGRLAVYGTQHVLAFYAGAVIVPILLANSIGLSTGQLVHLINADLFTCGIASIIQSVGFWKVGVRLPLLQGVTFTAVSPMIAIGLAAGGGTDGLLVIYGAVLVAGLATFLIAPYFSRLIRFFPPVVTGSVITIIGLALLPVAAGDATGGAGPTSDPTSGKNLAYALGTLALIVAIQRIFKGFLATIAVLVGLVVGTAVAWAFGDAHFGAVSGANWVGVTTPFNFGWPKFSVAAIISMIVVMLITAVETTGDVFATGEIVEKRIGREDIARALRADGLATTIGGVFNSFPYTCFAENVGLVRLTRVKSRWVVAAAGGIMILLGLVPKAGAVVAGVPHPVLGGAALAMFATVAVVGFQTLAKVDFHDHRNVVIVATSVGLAMYVTAQPQISQAVPGWAEIIFGSGITLGSLTAIGLNLLFHHVGKDFGPAVAGQPGDTIRLDQVNEMSRAEFVATFSDLFQGPTWMVERAWEMRPFADTHALRRSFQEALFSGSKDEQRELIESYPQLGSQFVADGLSGEASLRDQAARGLTYLSEPDRDELASITAAYRERFGFPLVISVRDAESFDRIVEQGRVRLGNCENQEHAAALLEIAKIAGYRFDDFLQDANPIHSARTRWSSSR; encoded by the coding sequence ATGAAGGCAAAAACGCGAGCTTCCCGTCATCCGGTGGACCAGGTGCTCTCGCCCGGACGCCTCGCCGTGTACGGCACCCAGCACGTCCTCGCCTTCTACGCCGGCGCGGTGATCGTCCCGATCCTGCTGGCGAACTCCATCGGGCTGAGCACCGGCCAGCTGGTGCACCTGATCAACGCCGACCTGTTCACCTGCGGCATCGCCTCGATCATCCAGTCGGTCGGCTTCTGGAAGGTCGGGGTCCGGCTGCCGCTGCTGCAGGGCGTCACCTTCACCGCGGTCTCGCCGATGATCGCGATCGGCCTCGCCGCCGGAGGTGGGACCGACGGCCTGCTGGTCATCTACGGCGCGGTGCTCGTGGCCGGTCTGGCGACCTTCCTGATCGCCCCCTACTTCAGCCGGCTGATCCGGTTCTTCCCACCCGTCGTGACCGGCTCGGTCATCACGATCATCGGCCTGGCCCTGCTGCCCGTGGCCGCCGGGGATGCCACTGGCGGCGCAGGCCCGACCTCCGACCCGACCAGCGGGAAGAACCTGGCCTACGCACTGGGAACGCTGGCGCTGATCGTCGCGATCCAGCGGATCTTCAAGGGCTTCCTGGCGACGATCGCCGTCCTGGTCGGCCTCGTCGTCGGCACGGCGGTCGCCTGGGCCTTCGGCGACGCCCACTTCGGCGCGGTCAGCGGCGCGAACTGGGTCGGCGTGACCACGCCGTTCAACTTCGGCTGGCCGAAGTTCTCGGTCGCGGCGATCATCTCGATGATCGTGGTCATGCTGATCACCGCCGTCGAGACCACCGGTGACGTGTTCGCGACCGGCGAGATCGTCGAGAAGCGGATCGGCCGCGAAGACATCGCCCGGGCACTGCGCGCCGACGGCCTAGCCACCACCATCGGCGGTGTCTTCAACTCCTTCCCCTACACGTGTTTCGCCGAGAACGTCGGCCTGGTCCGGCTCACCCGGGTGAAGAGCCGCTGGGTGGTCGCGGCCGCCGGCGGGATCATGATCCTGCTCGGCCTGGTGCCGAAGGCCGGTGCTGTCGTCGCGGGAGTCCCGCATCCGGTACTGGGTGGCGCCGCCCTGGCGATGTTCGCCACCGTCGCGGTCGTCGGGTTCCAGACACTGGCCAAGGTCGACTTCCACGACCACCGCAACGTGGTGATCGTGGCGACCAGCGTCGGCCTGGCCATGTACGTCACCGCGCAGCCGCAGATCTCCCAGGCGGTGCCGGGCTGGGCCGAGATCATCTTCGGCAGCGGCATCACCCTCGGCAGCCTGACCGCGATCGGGCTCAACCTGCTGTTCCACCACGTCGGCAAGGACTTCGGCCCCGCCGTCGCCGGCCAGCCGGGCGACACCATCCGGCTGGACCAGGTGAACGAGATGAGCCGCGCCGAGTTCGTCGCGACCTTCTCCGATCTGTTCCAGGGACCCACCTGGATGGTCGAGCGGGCCTGGGAGATGCGGCCGTTCGCCGACACCCACGCGCTCCGCCGCTCGTTCCAGGAGGCACTCTTCTCCGGATCGAAGGACGAGCAGCGCGAGTTGATCGAGTCCTACCCGCAGCTCGGCTCGCAGTTCGTCGCGGACGGACTCAGCGGCGAGGCGTCGCTGCGCGACCAGGCGGCCCGCGGCCTGACCTACCTGTCCGAGCCGGATCGCGACGAGCTCGCCTCGATCACCGCCGCGTACCGCGAGCGCTTCGGCTTCCCGCTGGTCATCTCGGTGCGGGACGCGGAGTCGTTCGACCGGATCGTCGAGCAGGGCCGGGTCCGGCTCGGCAACTGCGAGAACCAGGAACACGCCGCCGCCCTGCTGGAGATCGCCAAGATCGCGGGCTACCGCTTCGACGACTTCCTGCAGGACGCGAACCCCATCCACAGCGCACGAACCCGCTGGAGCAGCAGCCGATGA
- a CDS encoding PucR family transcriptional regulator — translation MLLSELFDAPELRLQLLHAAQGAYDRPIGRIITTDLLEPGNYLNGGELVLTGLVWRRGAADSETFVASVAGRGATTILAGKALLGTIPDDLLEACRRHQVTLVEVPTEVAFADVTEYVAAAGSADTGARLSASLVRQRQLLSAIASGRSLDELTARISTEIGHDCRVITSTGRHVVPGPGPLDDDTLDAVTRRFLTAERTPAVAEADGTPYSLFPIGSGLGNRLTAWLLVVEGDHTQWSRAHVEAVQELSAIAALDRVRRDEGRLALRPLVADALALIESGGPPAEVATRLRQAGVHSDRPMVVAVGELRDDGPVEIALTIFEDVALTVGPAVVATGRDGLPVALLPASPDLPNLLRRAFGRLSPGLARARLTIGVSGETTADALTGALEEARFAQRAALAGRTRISVVTSDEVASHVLLLATVPDDVRRTYAHRVLGPVLEHDRRTRADLIATLNEFLACSGSWSRAAEALHLHVNTVRYRIERIEQLTGRDLSRFEDRVDVFLALKSL, via the coding sequence ATGCTGCTCTCGGAGCTGTTCGACGCACCCGAACTGCGGCTCCAGCTGCTGCATGCGGCCCAAGGCGCCTACGACCGTCCGATCGGCCGGATCATCACCACCGACCTGCTCGAACCGGGTAACTACCTCAACGGCGGCGAGCTGGTCCTGACCGGGCTGGTCTGGCGCCGCGGTGCCGCGGACAGCGAGACCTTTGTCGCCTCGGTCGCGGGCCGGGGCGCCACCACGATCCTCGCCGGCAAGGCACTGCTCGGCACGATCCCCGACGATCTGCTCGAGGCCTGCCGGCGCCACCAGGTCACCCTCGTCGAGGTGCCCACCGAGGTCGCCTTCGCGGACGTGACGGAGTACGTCGCGGCCGCCGGTTCGGCCGACACCGGCGCCCGGTTGTCCGCGAGTCTCGTCCGCCAGCGGCAGTTGCTGTCGGCAATCGCTTCCGGCCGCAGTCTCGACGAGCTGACGGCCCGGATCTCGACCGAGATCGGGCACGACTGCCGGGTGATCACCTCCACCGGGCGACACGTCGTACCGGGGCCCGGGCCACTGGACGACGACACTCTCGACGCGGTGACGCGGCGGTTCCTGACCGCCGAACGCACCCCGGCGGTCGCGGAGGCCGACGGTACGCCGTACAGCCTGTTCCCGATCGGGTCGGGACTCGGGAACCGGCTGACCGCCTGGCTGCTGGTCGTCGAGGGCGACCACACCCAGTGGTCCCGTGCCCATGTCGAGGCGGTGCAGGAACTGTCTGCGATCGCGGCCCTCGACCGAGTACGCCGCGACGAAGGCCGCCTTGCTCTGCGACCGTTGGTCGCCGACGCGCTCGCTCTGATCGAGTCCGGCGGACCACCGGCCGAGGTCGCAACCCGCTTGCGCCAGGCCGGAGTGCACTCGGACCGGCCGATGGTCGTCGCGGTGGGCGAGTTGCGCGACGACGGGCCGGTCGAGATCGCGCTGACGATCTTCGAGGACGTCGCACTCACCGTCGGTCCCGCGGTCGTCGCCACCGGACGCGACGGACTGCCGGTCGCCTTGCTGCCCGCTTCTCCGGACCTGCCGAATCTGCTTCGTCGCGCCTTCGGCCGGCTCTCCCCCGGCCTGGCCAGGGCAAGGCTCACGATCGGCGTCAGTGGCGAGACGACGGCCGACGCCTTGACCGGTGCGCTGGAGGAAGCGCGCTTCGCCCAGCGGGCCGCGCTGGCCGGACGAACCCGGATCTCTGTCGTCACCTCCGACGAGGTCGCCTCGCACGTTCTGCTGCTGGCCACCGTGCCGGACGACGTACGGCGCACCTACGCGCACCGGGTGCTCGGACCGGTTCTCGAACACGACCGCCGGACCCGCGCCGACCTGATCGCGACCCTGAACGAGTTCCTGGCCTGTTCGGGCTCGTGGTCCCGTGCGGCCGAGGCGCTGCACCTGCACGTCAACACGGTTCGCTACCGGATCGAACGCATCGAGCAACTGACCGGTCGCGATCTGTCGCGGTTCGAGGACCGCGTCGACGTGTTCCTGGCGCTCAAGTCGCTCTGA